A stretch of DNA from Curtobacterium sp. MCBD17_035:
CGCTGTGCACGACGAACCCGGTGGCGCGACGGCACTCGCGGCGCCGGTCGGTCCCACGTCGGCACCGACACCGCGACCACCGCGGGCCCCGTCGGGCACGCTCTACCGCGGCGGCGCCGGCATGTGGTCGTGGGTGCTGCACCGCATCACGGGCGTCGCGATCTACTTCTTCCTGCTCGTGCACATCCTGGACACGGCCCTCGTCCGACTCTCGCCCGCCGCGTACGACGCCGTCATCGGCACGTACAAGACGCCGATCATGAACCTCGGCGAGACCGGCCTCGTGATGGCGATCGTCTTCCACGCGATCAACGGCCTGCGCATCGTCGCGGTCGACTTCTGGAGCAAGGGACCGCAGTACCAGCGGCTCATGTTCTGGATCGTGGTCGGGATCTGGGTGGTGCTCATCGCGGGCTTCCTGCCGACCCAGATCATGAACCTCGTGGCCGACCTGCACTGAGCGGAGGAGATCCGATGACCACCGAGACCGTCGAGGCCCCGCGTTCCGCCCCGGCCGCCCGCCGCACCACCAACTGGGAGAAGTGGGGCTGGATCTACATGCGCGCGTCGGGGATCGTCCTCGTCGTGCTCATCTTCGGGCACCTGTTCATCAACATGGTCGCCGGGGGTGGCGTCAAGCAGATCGACTTCGCCTTCGTCGCCGGCAAGTGGGCGAGTCCGCTCTGGCAGGTGTGGGACACGCTCATGCTGTGGCTCGCGCTCATCCACGGCTCGAACGGCATGCGCACGATCATCAACGACTACGTCGGGCGACCGGCCGTGCGGCGCACCCTGCTCGGCGCCGTGCTCGTCGCGTGCGTCGTGCTGATCGCGCTCGGCACGCTCGTCTGCTGGACGTTCGACCCGTGCCCGGCGGGTGCCGCGGCCGCCGACCTGCCGTCGTTCTGCCCCGCGCACTGAGCTCCGCCCTCCTGACCACACTCGAGAGAAGTCCGTGACCGACACCACCGCTGCACCCACGAGCTCCGTCGTCGACGGGGTCCACCACCACCAGTTCGACATCGTCATCATCGGCGCGGGAGGCGCCGGCATGCGAGCGGCGATCGAGGCCGGCCCGCAGGCGAACACAGCCGTGATCTCGAAGCTGTACCCGACGCGATCCCACACGGGCGCGGCGCAGGGCGGCATGGCAGCGGCGCTCGCCAACGTGGAAGAGGACTCCTGGGAGTGGCACACGTTCGACACGATCAAGGGCGGTGACTACCTGGTCGACCAGGACGCCGCCGAGATCCTGGCGAAGGAGGCCATCGACGCGGTCATCGACCTCGAGAACATGGGGCTGCCCTTCAACCGGACGCCCGAGGGCAAGATCGACCAGCGTCGGTTCGGCGGCCACACGCGCGACCACGGCAAGGCGCCGGTGCGCCGCGCCTGCTACGCGGCGGACCGCACGGGCCACATGATCCTGCAGACGCTGTTCCAGAACTGCGTCAAGCTGGGCGTCAACTTCTTCAACGAGTTCTACGCCCTCGACCTCGTCATGGCCGAGGTCACGGGCGATGACGGCGTCACCCGCGAGCAGCCGGTCGGCGTCGTCGCGTTCGAGCTCGCGACGGGCGAGCTCCACGTGTTCCACGCCAAGGCGTTGATCTTCGCGACCGGCGGGTTCGGCAAGATCTACAAGACGACCTCGAACGCCCACACCCTCACCGGCGACGGTGTCGGCATCGTGTGGCGTTCCGGCCTGCCGCTCGAGGACATGGAGTTCTTCCAGTTCCACCCGACGGGCCTGGCGGGCCTCGGCATCCTGCTCACGGAGGGCGCCCGCGGTGAGGGCGCGATCCTCCGCAACGCCTCCGGCGAGCGTTTCATGGAGCGCTACGCACCGACCATCAAGGACCTCGCGCCCCGCGACATCGTCGCAAGGTGCATGGTGCAAGAGGTCGCGGAGGGCCGCGGAGCCGGCCCGAACAAGGACTACGTCCTGCTCGACTGCACGCACCTGGGGGCCGAGGTCCTCGAGACCAAGCTCCCGGACATCACCGAGTTCGCGCGCACGTACCTCGGTGTCGACCCGGTGACGGAGCCCGTGCCGGTGATGCCGACCGCGCACTACGCCATGGGGGGCATCCCGACGAACACGAACGCCGAGGTCCTGCGGGACAACGACACCGTGGTGCCGGGCCTCTACGCCGCCGGCGAGTGTGCCTGCGTGTCCGTGCACGGGTCGAACCGGCTCGGCACGAACTCGTTGCTCGACATCAACGTGTTCGGCAAGCGGAGCGGCAACAACGCGGCGGCGTACGTGCAGACCGCGGAGTTCGTCCCGCTCCCCGAGGACCCGGCGGGCAACGTGCGCCGCATGCTCGAGCAGCTGCGGGCCTCCACGGGCACCGAGCGCGTGGCGAGCCTCCGCAAGGAGTTGCAGGACGAGATGGACAAGAACGCCCAGGTGTTCCGCACGGACGAGTCGCTCGCCAAGGTGACGGCGACCATCCACGAGCTGCGCGAGCGGTACCTGCAGGTCTCCGTCCAGGACAAGGGCAAGCGGTTCAACACCGACCTGCTCGAGGCCGTCGAGCTCGGGTTCCTGCTCGACCTCGCCGAGGTCGTCGTGTTCTCCGCCCGGAACCGCAAGGAGTCCCGTGGCGGCCACATGCGCGACGACTACCCGAAGCGCGACGACGAGAACTACATGCAGCACACCATGGCGTACCTGACGGGCGATCCGCACTCCTCGCTCGCGGACGACCACATCACACTCGACTGGAAGCCCGTGGTCATCACCCGGTACCAGCCGATGGAGAGGAAGTACTGAGATGACCGACACGCTGGTCAGCGACGCCCCCGCGAGCCGCACCGAGGACCGCACCGCGCCTCCCGGCTCGTTCCCGGTGACCCTCATGGTCCGCCGGTTCGACCCGGACGTCGACACCGAGCCGCACTGGCAGGAGTTCGGCGTGATGATGCTGCCGACGGACCGGATCCTCGACGCCCTGCATCAGGTGAAGTGGGAGCAGGACGGTTCGCTGACCTTCCGCCGGTCGTGTGCACACGGTGTCTGCGGCTCGGACGCCATGCGCATCAACGGCCGGAACCGGCTCGCCTGCAAGACGCTGATCAAGGACCTCGACGTGTCGAAGCCGATCTACGTCGAGGCGATCAAGGGCCTGCCGCTCGAGAAGGACCTCGTCGTCGACATGGAGCCGTTCTTCGCCTCCTACCGCGAGGTCCAGCCGTTCCTGCAGTCGAAGTCCGCCCCGCAGAAGGGCAAGGAGCGCGTGCAGTCCGTCGCCGAGCGTGAGCGCTTCGACGACACGACGAAGTGCATCCTGTGCGCGGCGTGCACGTCCTCGTGCCCGGTGTTCTGGACCGACGGGCAGTACTTCGGTCCGGCCGCGATCGTCAACGCGCACCGGTTCATCTTCGACTCCCGCGACGACGAGGCGAAGGTCCGTCTCGACATCCTCAACGACAAGGAGGGCGTGTGGCGCTGCCGCACGACCTTCAACTGCACCGACGCCTGCCCGCGGGGCATCCAGGTCACCAAGGCGATCGCAGAGGTCAAGCAGGCACTCGTCCGAGGCCGCGCCTAGGACCGCTCGGTAGGCTCCGACCATGACCTTCGCGGACGTCCGCCCCACGCTCGATCAGCTCGGCTACACCGACCGGTACGTGGTGCTCCCCGGGGAGCACCCGCTCGACGAGCCGGTCGAGGGAGCCCTGCGGATCGTGCCGGTCGACGCCGCGTCGGCGCACGGGCAGGACTGGGCCCTCGAGGTCGTTGACTACGGCAACCCCCGCCGATTGGCCGTGGCCCGCAGTGAGGACGACGCGGTCGAGATGCTCCGGCGGTTCCTCAACCGTCCGTTCCCGCCGGCCCGCGACGTCCGGCAGTCCGAACTCGACGCCCTCCGCGATCGTGCGGGCGCCACGTACCCGCAGCTCGCCGCGCAGGCGCACGGCGCGGGCAACGCGGGCCTGACGATCCAGATCCCAGCCGGGATCCCCGTCGACCGCGTCGGCGGTCCCGACGGTTACCTGCTGCACCCCCTGGACACACCGCTCCCCGCTCGGTCACTGCCGCCGCACGCGATGCAGCGCCCGGACGTGCACCGCTACGTGACGGACCGGCCGTTCCTCGTGAACGTCCGGCTCGTGCAGCCCTGGTTCGACCAGCCCGGCGGTGCGTTGCGGTTCGCGATCGCCGATCCCGGGGTGACGGTGCGCGACCTCGTGGTCGATGGTTCGCTCGTCCGACTCCGGGTCGTCTGACCGCGACCGCCCCGCCGACCGCACCGAGGCGACCTGCTCAGGGGACGAGTGCGAGCTTGCCGCCCGGGTGGCCTTCCTGCAGGAACCGCAGCGCCTCGACGGCGTCGGCGAGCGGCCATGTCCGGGCGACCGGCACGACGAGCTCCCCCGACGCCGCCATGTCCACGAGCTGCTGCCGCACCGAGTCCCGGAAGGCGGCACTCTCGGGCTGCGCACCGCCCACGGCCCGGAAGCCGTCCTGCTGGGCACGACCGTGCGCCGCGATGGTCACGATGCGGTCGCGGTCGGCCACGAGCTCGAGCGACACGTCGACCGCCTCGTCGGTGCCGACACAGTCGATGGCCGCCGCGACACCCTCCGGTGCGAGCGCGCGCACCCGGTCGGCCAACCCCTCGCCGTACGCCACGGGCTCGCCGCCGAACCGCCGTACCGTCTCGGCGTTCGCCTCCGACGCGGTGCCGATCAGGCGGACGCCCCGCTGTCGCGCCTGCTGGAGCACGCTGACCCCGACCGCTCCGGACGCACCGTGCACGAGCACCGTGTCGCCCTCGCCCGGGTGGACGACCCGCAGCACGTCGGCCGCCGTCGTCCCGGCGAGGAACAGGTTCGCCGCCGCGGCATCGTCGAGGGTGTCCGGCGCCGCGAACACGTCGTGCGCCGGGACGGTGATGTCCGTCGCGTAGCCGCCGTCGACCCGGAACGCGATGACGCGGTCGCCGGTGCTCCCACCACCGGACGCGATCGTCGTCCCCGGTCCGATGGCGCTGATGACGCCCGCGACCTCGTACCCGATCCCCATCGGCAACTGGGAGCGGTCGGCGTTCGGACCGCCCTGGGTGTGCTTGTAGTCGGCGGGGTTGACGCCGGCCGCCCGGACGCTGATCGTCACCTCACCCGCGCGGGGCTCCGGCACGGTCGTCTCCACGAACTCGAACACCTCGACGCCGCCGAACTCCGGCGCGATCCACCGCTTGGCCATCCCGGTCCACTCCCGTCCGGTGTCGTCCGTCGGCACCGTCCGCGCCATCCAACGCCCGACGGCTGCACGGCGCCCCGGAGCCGGCCTGGAAGCGGGGCGGTCGGCGACCGCCCCGGCGCGCTTGGCGCAGACGACACGACGGCCGCCGGCCCGGGAGGGACGGCGGCCGTCGAGCTGGCCCGGTGCGGGCCTGCGTCGGTGCGGGATGCGGCTCCGCGTCAGGCGCGGACCGCGGCCACGCGGTCGATGAACGGTGCGAGGAACGGGTGTCCGGCCTCCAGACCGGTGATCTGCTGCGCGACGTCCGTGTCCGAGGCATCCGATCGGAGCAGGGCCTGGAGTTCGACGCTCTGCTCGTCGTCCGGGACGTCGAAGCGGAGCGCGGCGCCCATGGCGTCGAGCAGCGCGGTCGGCTCGACGCCCTCCTCGGCGAGGGCAGCCCCGGGCGACACGAAGCGCTCGTCGCGCGAGAGCTTGCGGAGCGGCTGCCGCCCGACCCGCGTCACCGTGTCGGGCAGGTGCGGGTTCTCGAAGCGGGCGATGATGGCCGTCACGTAGGCGCGGTGCACCTCGGGGTCGAGCTCGTGCCGACGGACGAGCAGGTCGCTCGTCTCGCCGAGCACGGACTCGAGGGCCGACCGGACCGCGGGGATCGCGATCGCGTCCGAGATCTTGTCCGCACCGGCGAGGTACCCGTGGTAGGCCACGGTCGCGTGCCCGGTGTTGACGGTGAAGAGCTTCCGCTCGATCGACGCGGCGAGCCCGTCGACGTAGTGCGCTCCGGGGATCGTGGGCTCCGTGCCGGCGAACGGCGTGCGGTCGATCGCCCACTCGAAGTAGGTCTCGACGGTGACGTCGAGGCCCGCGTCGGCCGGCTGTGCCGGGACGATACGGTCGACGGCGGTGTTCGCGAACACCGCCTTGGCGAGCGCCGCGTCCCGCTCGCCCTCGGGCAGTGCGTCGACGATGAACTCGCGGAGGCGGTCGGTCGCGTTGATCGCGTTCTCGCACGCCATCACGGCGAGCGGCGCTGTCCCCGGGTCGCGCTCGACGAGGCCGCGCGCGATGACCGGGGCGATGAACCGGAGCACGGTGGGCCCGACGGCGCACGTGACGACGTCGGCCGCGGCCACCTCGGCGACCACGCCGGCCTCGTCCTGAGCGCTGTTCACCGCGCGGAAGCCCGTCACGACGTGGTCCTGCGCACCGGCGCCGACCTCGTGCACCGTGTACGAGTCGGCGGCCGCGAGTGCGTCGATGAGCGGCGCGGCGACGTCGGCGAAGACGACCTCGTACCCGGCCTCGTGGAGCAGGAGCCCGACGAAGCCGCGCCCGATGTTGCCGGCACCGAAGTGGACGGCGACGCTCACTCGTTCACCTCGCCGAGGATCGCCATGATCGCCCCGGCGTCGGGTGCCTCGGTGAGCGCCTGCACCTGGTCCTCGTCGGAGAACACGATCGCGATCTTCGACAGGATGTCGAGGTGCTCGTTGTTGACGCCGGCGATGCCGACGACGAATCGCACCTCGTTGCCGTCCCAGTCGATGGGCGACGCGTAGCGGATGAACGACAGCGCGGACGTCTTGATGGCGTCCTTCGCCTCGTTCGTGCCGTGCGGGATCGCCAGGAAGTTGCCCATGTAGGTGGACACGCTCTTCTCGCGCTCGAGCATGGCGGGATAGTAGTCCCCCGTGA
This window harbors:
- a CDS encoding mannitol-1-phosphate 5-dehydrogenase gives rise to the protein MSVAVHFGAGNIGRGFVGLLLHEAGYEVVFADVAAPLIDALAAADSYTVHEVGAGAQDHVVTGFRAVNSAQDEAGVVAEVAAADVVTCAVGPTVLRFIAPVIARGLVERDPGTAPLAVMACENAINATDRLREFIVDALPEGERDAALAKAVFANTAVDRIVPAQPADAGLDVTVETYFEWAIDRTPFAGTEPTIPGAHYVDGLAASIERKLFTVNTGHATVAYHGYLAGADKISDAIAIPAVRSALESVLGETSDLLVRRHELDPEVHRAYVTAIIARFENPHLPDTVTRVGRQPLRKLSRDERFVSPGAALAEEGVEPTALLDAMGAALRFDVPDDEQSVELQALLRSDASDTDVAQQITGLEAGHPFLAPFIDRVAAVRA
- a CDS encoding PTS sugar transporter subunit IIA, with amino-acid sequence MPVLQESQIRIHTEDTAPTKTEAMKEAADILEAAGAVTGDYYPAMLEREKSVSTYMGNFLAIPHGTNEAKDAIKTSALSFIRYASPIDWDGNEVRFVVGIAGVNNEHLDILSKIAIVFSDEDQVQALTEAPDAGAIMAILGEVNE
- the sdhA gene encoding succinate dehydrogenase flavoprotein subunit, translated to MTDTTAAPTSSVVDGVHHHQFDIVIIGAGGAGMRAAIEAGPQANTAVISKLYPTRSHTGAAQGGMAAALANVEEDSWEWHTFDTIKGGDYLVDQDAAEILAKEAIDAVIDLENMGLPFNRTPEGKIDQRRFGGHTRDHGKAPVRRACYAADRTGHMILQTLFQNCVKLGVNFFNEFYALDLVMAEVTGDDGVTREQPVGVVAFELATGELHVFHAKALIFATGGFGKIYKTTSNAHTLTGDGVGIVWRSGLPLEDMEFFQFHPTGLAGLGILLTEGARGEGAILRNASGERFMERYAPTIKDLAPRDIVARCMVQEVAEGRGAGPNKDYVLLDCTHLGAEVLETKLPDITEFARTYLGVDPVTEPVPVMPTAHYAMGGIPTNTNAEVLRDNDTVVPGLYAAGECACVSVHGSNRLGTNSLLDINVFGKRSGNNAAAYVQTAEFVPLPEDPAGNVRRMLEQLRASTGTERVASLRKELQDEMDKNAQVFRTDESLAKVTATIHELRERYLQVSVQDKGKRFNTDLLEAVELGFLLDLAEVVVFSARNRKESRGGHMRDDYPKRDDENYMQHTMAYLTGDPHSSLADDHITLDWKPVVITRYQPMERKY
- the sdhC gene encoding succinate dehydrogenase, cytochrome b556 subunit, with the translated sequence MAEQTAVHDEPGGATALAAPVGPTSAPTPRPPRAPSGTLYRGGAGMWSWVLHRITGVAIYFFLLVHILDTALVRLSPAAYDAVIGTYKTPIMNLGETGLVMAIVFHAINGLRIVAVDFWSKGPQYQRLMFWIVVGIWVVLIAGFLPTQIMNLVADLH
- the sdhD gene encoding succinate dehydrogenase, hydrophobic membrane anchor protein; the protein is MTTETVEAPRSAPAARRTTNWEKWGWIYMRASGIVLVVLIFGHLFINMVAGGGVKQIDFAFVAGKWASPLWQVWDTLMLWLALIHGSNGMRTIINDYVGRPAVRRTLLGAVLVACVVLIALGTLVCWTFDPCPAGAAAADLPSFCPAH
- a CDS encoding NADP-dependent oxidoreductase, with translation MAKRWIAPEFGGVEVFEFVETTVPEPRAGEVTISVRAAGVNPADYKHTQGGPNADRSQLPMGIGYEVAGVISAIGPGTTIASGGGSTGDRVIAFRVDGGYATDITVPAHDVFAAPDTLDDAAAANLFLAGTTAADVLRVVHPGEGDTVLVHGASGAVGVSVLQQARQRGVRLIGTASEANAETVRRFGGEPVAYGEGLADRVRALAPEGVAAAIDCVGTDEAVDVSLELVADRDRIVTIAAHGRAQQDGFRAVGGAQPESAAFRDSVRQQLVDMAASGELVVPVARTWPLADAVEALRFLQEGHPGGKLALVP
- a CDS encoding succinate dehydrogenase iron-sulfur subunit, with the translated sequence MTDTLVSDAPASRTEDRTAPPGSFPVTLMVRRFDPDVDTEPHWQEFGVMMLPTDRILDALHQVKWEQDGSLTFRRSCAHGVCGSDAMRINGRNRLACKTLIKDLDVSKPIYVEAIKGLPLEKDLVVDMEPFFASYREVQPFLQSKSAPQKGKERVQSVAERERFDDTTKCILCAACTSSCPVFWTDGQYFGPAAIVNAHRFIFDSRDDEAKVRLDILNDKEGVWRCRTTFNCTDACPRGIQVTKAIAEVKQALVRGRA
- a CDS encoding TNT domain-containing protein, with protein sequence MTFADVRPTLDQLGYTDRYVVLPGEHPLDEPVEGALRIVPVDAASAHGQDWALEVVDYGNPRRLAVARSEDDAVEMLRRFLNRPFPPARDVRQSELDALRDRAGATYPQLAAQAHGAGNAGLTIQIPAGIPVDRVGGPDGYLLHPLDTPLPARSLPPHAMQRPDVHRYVTDRPFLVNVRLVQPWFDQPGGALRFAIADPGVTVRDLVVDGSLVRLRVV